CGTATTTAAGACGCCCGCTCGCCAGAATTCATGCTCTGGACGATACTAACGAGGGCGTACTGGCGGCACCGTTTACCGCTGGCATATCGACGGCATTATCCCCCAGCACACCAACTTTGGATAGGCAAACCGTGGACAGTCCCTCTCGTAGTGGTGTTTTTCAGTCCAGCACCGACGCCCGTTTGGAAGCATTTGCGGAATCAATTAGCTTCGACAAGCGGCTGTATCGACAAGATATTCGCGGTTCGATCGCCCATGCCGAGATGCTCAAAAACGTCGGTTTGATTGAAGAAGACGATTTCGCAAAGATCCGCGACACTTTGCGGCAAATCGAAACGGAAATTGAAGCGGGTGACTTTCCGATCCGTTTGGAATTGGAAGACATCCACATGCATATCGAGTCCGTTTTGATCGAGCGGATCGGCGATATCGGGCGAAAGTTGCATACCGCTCGCAGCCGCAACGATCAGGTCAGTACGGACGCCCGAATGTGGATTCGCGAGCAACTTGATCACGTTTCCACGCTTCTAGAAGAACTGCAAAAGGCATTCTTGGGCCGCTGCGAAGGCGACTTTGATGTAATCTTGCCCGCGTATACCCACCTGCAACGTGCCCAACCGGTTCTGGCTCCGCACTACTGGTTGGCCTACGTCGAAAAGTTCCAGCGTGATCGCGATCGACTGGCCGATTGCCGAACCCGTGTCAATCAATGCCCCTTGGGTGTCGCTGCGGTTGCAGGGACGACATTACCGATCGATCGCCAGCAGACGGCGAAGGCACTCGAATTTGACGGTGTCACCGCGAACAGCTTGGACACCAGTAGCGACCGAGACTTCATCATCGAAAGTGCATTCGTGCTTTCGATGATCGCTTCGCACCTTTCCGGCTGGGCCGAAGAATGGATCTTGTGGAGCACCGTGGAGTTTGGCTTTATCAAGATGCCGCATCAGTTCTGTACCGGCAGCAGTATCATGCCGCAAAAGGTCAATCCAGATACTCTGGAACTGACGCGGGGCAAATCAGCACGTGTGATGGGGAACTTGCAAACCTTAATGTTGTTGGTCAAGAACTTGCCACTTGCCTACAACCGTGACCTGCAAGAAGACAAGCCGCCATTGTTCGATTCGTTCGATACCATCACCGCAATGTTGGAATTGGCTATCCCAATTGTTGCCGGAAGCGAGCTGCAGCGTGAGCGTATCACCGCGCGTATCGAAGAGGGCTATCTTGATGCGACCACATTGATGGAATGGCTGATCAAGAAAGGCATTCCTCAGCGAACAGCGCACCATGCTGTCGGTGCGATCGTCGGCGCAGCGATGGAAAAGAAAATTCCGTTGGCTGAGTTGCCGATTAGCGAGATGCAAAAGCACGCCTCCCAAGTTGATGAATCAATTTTGGAAAGCCTTGGGACAAGCAACGCGGTTGCCGCATTTGTTAGCTATGGGTCGACCGCCCCAAGCGAAGTCCGTCGGCAGATCAATCTTTGGCAAGAAAGATTGTCCGGATAGACCCGCTTAAGGCGATCACTTGGTTTCGCTTTGTTTTTAAATCACGTCGCAAAATGCATTCGTCTTTCGGCGAGTGCATTTTGTTTTTTCTTTATGCACCAAAGACCGATCGCATCTCGATTCCGGCCATGCGTAGATAGACCGATAGGATTCCACGGTGGTGGACGATGTGATTGAAAACCCAGTTTCTTAGGCACTCTTCTTTGCTAATCGTGAAAAGCGTTTGTCCGGACATCAGCAGCGACCAGGGTTTCGCAAGTTCTTCGTCACTGACGTTCGCAATCGCTTCTCTCGCCTCGGCTACGTTTTTGTCAAACAATGCGAGGACTTCGCCAGGGCTCGAAAGTGCGGGAAAGGTTGGGCTCTGGCAACCTTCGGGTTGGATGTCAAACTCGGGATAGTCAGTCACGTGCTTGGTCCAGCCCACACAGTCGGCGATATGATTCGCGTTCCAACCGATCGTATGGAGCTTTTCATCTGCTTGCCAATCCATTTTGTCTGCCGGGATGGCCGCCAAGACGTCGCGAGTCCGTGGCATCTCGCGATCAAATTCGGGCAGCATTATTTCTGAAAGCGTCGCCATGGTGAAACCGTGTTTAGTAATGATGGAAAGGGGAAAAGAACTTTGTCGGATGAGCTTTGAAAGCTACATGTTTTAAACAGTTCGAAAGCTTCAGCGTAACTTAGCGTCCGACGTTCCATCGCATCAACCAAGCTAAGATTCGTTTGTTTAACGGCGTCAGTTTCGTGCGGTTGAATTGGTCGCCGACTTTTCGTATCGCATCGGCTTGTGTTGGATAAGGATGAATGTGGCTGGCCAGTTTTGACAGTCCGGTTTTGGTATTCATCGCCATGGTGATTTCCGAAATCAGCTCGCCAGCGTGCTCGGCAACCACTGTTGCTCCGACAATTTGATCACTTCCGGATCGCACATGGATCTTGACGTAGCCCATATCTGATTCATCAAGTACAGCACGGTCGACTCCATCCATCGATTGAACAAAGGATTGGATCGCAACACCTGCATCCGCAGCTTCTTGCTCGGAAAGTCCCACGTGCGCGA
The Stieleria sp. JC731 genome window above contains:
- the argH gene encoding argininosuccinate lyase, producing MDSPSRSGVFQSSTDARLEAFAESISFDKRLYRQDIRGSIAHAEMLKNVGLIEEDDFAKIRDTLRQIETEIEAGDFPIRLELEDIHMHIESVLIERIGDIGRKLHTARSRNDQVSTDARMWIREQLDHVSTLLEELQKAFLGRCEGDFDVILPAYTHLQRAQPVLAPHYWLAYVEKFQRDRDRLADCRTRVNQCPLGVAAVAGTTLPIDRQQTAKALEFDGVTANSLDTSSDRDFIIESAFVLSMIASHLSGWAEEWILWSTVEFGFIKMPHQFCTGSSIMPQKVNPDTLELTRGKSARVMGNLQTLMLLVKNLPLAYNRDLQEDKPPLFDSFDTITAMLELAIPIVAGSELQRERITARIEEGYLDATTLMEWLIKKGIPQRTAHHAVGAIVGAAMEKKIPLAELPISEMQKHASQVDESILESLGTSNAVAAFVSYGSTAPSEVRRQINLWQERLSG
- a CDS encoding DinB family protein, producing the protein MATLSEIMLPEFDREMPRTRDVLAAIPADKMDWQADEKLHTIGWNANHIADCVGWTKHVTDYPEFDIQPEGCQSPTFPALSSPGEVLALFDKNVAEAREAIANVSDEELAKPWSLLMSGQTLFTISKEECLRNWVFNHIVHHRGILSVYLRMAGIEMRSVFGA